A single region of the Sciurus carolinensis chromosome 16, mSciCar1.2, whole genome shotgun sequence genome encodes:
- the Lin7b gene encoding protein lin-7 homolog B isoform X1 gives MAALVEPLGLERDVSRAVELLERLQRSGELPPQKLQALQRVLQSRFCSAIREVYEQLYDTLDITGSAEIRAHATAKATVAAFTASEGHAHPRVVELPKTDEGLGFNIMGGKEQNSPIYISRVIPGGVADRHGGLKRGDQLLSVNGVGWARAAGPGPAVLCGPALQSVEGEQHEKAVELLKAAQGSVKLVVRYTPRVLEEMEARFEKMRSARRRQQHQSYSSLESRG, from the exons ATGGCCGCGCTGGTGGAGCCGCTGGGGCTGGAGCGGG ACGTGTCCCGGGCCGTGGAGCTCCTCGAGCGCCTCCAGCGCAGCGGGGAGCTGCCCCCGCAGAAGCTGCAGGCCCTCCAGCGAGTCCTGCAGAGCCGCTTCTGCTCCGCCATCCGTGAG GTGTATGAGCAGCTCTACGACACGCTGGACATCACTGGCAGTGCTGAGATACGGGCTCATGCCACAGCCAAG GCCACCGTGGCTGCTTTCACAGCCAGTGAGGGCCATGCACATCCCAGGGTAGTGGAGCTGCCCAAGACAGATGAGGGCCTGGGCTTCAACATCATGGGTGGCAAAGAGCAGAACTCGCCCATCTACATTTCCCGTGTCATCCCTGGAGGAGTGGCCGATCGCCATGGAGGCCTCAAACGTGGGGACCAACTGCTGTCAGTGAATGGTGTG GGCTGGGCAAGGGcagcaggcccaggcccagcgGTCTTGTGTGGCCCTGCCCTGCAGAGTGTTGAGGGTGAGCAGCATGAGAAGGCGGTGGAGTTGCTGAAGGCGGCCCAGGGCTCGGTGAAGCTGGTGGTGCGTTACACACCTCGTGTGCTGGAGGAGATGGAGGCCCGCTTTGAGAAGATGCGCTCTGCGCGCAGGCGCCAGCAGCACCAGAGCTACTC GTCCTTAGAGTCACGAGGCTGA
- the Lin7b gene encoding protein lin-7 homolog B isoform X2 — protein MAALVEPLGLERDVSRAVELLERLQRSGELPPQKLQALQRVLQSRFCSAIREVYEQLYDTLDITGSAEIRAHATAKATVAAFTASEGHAHPRVVELPKTDEGLGFNIMGGKEQNSPIYISRVIPGGVADRHGGLKRGDQLLSVNGVSVEGEQHEKAVELLKAAQGSVKLVVRYTPRVLEEMEARFEKMRSARRRQQHQSYSSLESRG, from the exons ATGGCCGCGCTGGTGGAGCCGCTGGGGCTGGAGCGGG ACGTGTCCCGGGCCGTGGAGCTCCTCGAGCGCCTCCAGCGCAGCGGGGAGCTGCCCCCGCAGAAGCTGCAGGCCCTCCAGCGAGTCCTGCAGAGCCGCTTCTGCTCCGCCATCCGTGAG GTGTATGAGCAGCTCTACGACACGCTGGACATCACTGGCAGTGCTGAGATACGGGCTCATGCCACAGCCAAG GCCACCGTGGCTGCTTTCACAGCCAGTGAGGGCCATGCACATCCCAGGGTAGTGGAGCTGCCCAAGACAGATGAGGGCCTGGGCTTCAACATCATGGGTGGCAAAGAGCAGAACTCGCCCATCTACATTTCCCGTGTCATCCCTGGAGGAGTGGCCGATCGCCATGGAGGCCTCAAACGTGGGGACCAACTGCTGTCAGTGAATGGTGTG AGTGTTGAGGGTGAGCAGCATGAGAAGGCGGTGGAGTTGCTGAAGGCGGCCCAGGGCTCGGTGAAGCTGGTGGTGCGTTACACACCTCGTGTGCTGGAGGAGATGGAGGCCCGCTTTGAGAAGATGCGCTCTGCGCGCAGGCGCCAGCAGCACCAGAGCTACTC GTCCTTAGAGTCACGAGGCTGA